Proteins encoded in a region of the Mercenaria mercenaria strain notata chromosome 1, MADL_Memer_1, whole genome shotgun sequence genome:
- the LOC128547973 gene encoding uncharacterized protein LOC128547973 — MNRALDMGGNEIINLGNPDKPNDAVSRRFVFKKVQSVIHDYNLEDIKSIKQTLEAEVKNIEELTKDFKNNSLLINQLQDKIEKEMKPMVDSIKEFQEKSDLTDTNIKEVFRRNFEILYNQVQELKDSMIKHEELKDKIIEAEKKLQNMHQFEIRAEINKLNTEMVKRNHDLLDTFSNKFAEYKSELEKAASQRGDDHDTALDDFKEEIRNWVPLRLHCMPCDGVYCLPTDSYGYCNQTGDKTCIASRSV; from the exons atgaacagagcattggatatgggaggtaatgaaataatcaacctaggaaatccagataaacccaacgatgctgtttcaagacggtttgtgtttaaaaaagttcaaagtgtaatacatgactataatcttgaagatatcaaaagtataaaacaaacactagaagcagaagtaaagaatattgaagaattaacaaaagattttaaaaataattcattattaattaatcaattacaagataaaattgaaaaagaaatgaaacctatggttgattctattaaagaatttcaagagaaatctgatttgacagatacaaacataaaagaagtatttagacgaaattttgaaatattatacaatcaagttcaagaattaaaagatagtatgattaaacatgaagaactaaaagacaagattattgaagctgagaaaaagttacaaaatatgcatCAGTTTGAAATCAGagcagaaataaataaactaaatactgaaatggtaaaaagaaatcatgatttactcgatacattttcgaataaatttgcagaatataaatctgaactggaaaaggcagcttcacaaagaggtgatgatcatgacacagcattagatgactttaaagaagaaattcgaAATTGG GTTCCGTTGCGACTCCATTGTATGCCTTGTGACGGGGTTTATTGTTTACCTACTGATTCCTATGGTTATTGTAATCAAACTGGAGATAAAACCTGCATCGCATCAAGATCAGTTTAG